Proteins encoded by one window of Candidatus Stoquefichus sp. SB1:
- the nrdD gene encoding anaerobic ribonucleoside-triphosphate reductase, translating into MKIIKRNGAEVKFDELKITAAIEKANNEAVETERLSTEDIDNITNNVKYQCEKMKRALSVEEIQNLVENEIMKLNAFAVARKYITYRYKRALVRKANTTDEQILSLIECDNEEVKQENSNKNPTVNSVQRDYMAGEVSKDITKRLLLPEHIVKAHEEGIIHFHDSDYFAQHMHNCCLVNLEDMLQNGTVISETMIERPKSFSTACNIATQIIAQVASSQYGGQSISLSHLAPFVDVSRQKFRKEVREEFAEEEIEVTEKQIEELAEKRVRNEIKRGVQMIQYQVITLMTTNGQAPFVTVFMYLNEVEEGQLRDDLAMIIEETLNQRILGVKNEQGIYVTPAFPKLIYVLEENNIHEDSEYWYLTKLAARCTAKRMVPDYISEKKMLELKVDTNGEGHCYTCMGCRSFLTPYVDPKTQRAKYYGRFNQGVVTINLVDVACSSKGDMKAFWRIMDERLDLCKEALMCRHNRLKGTPSDVAPILWQYGALARLEKGETLDKLLYGGYSTISLGYAGLCECVKYMTGKSHTDPEITPFALEIMQHLNDRCNEWKQQENMDFSLYGTPIESTTYKFAKCLQKRFGKIPGVTDKSYITNSYHVNVTEEIDAFTKLTFESQFQKLSPGGAISYVEVPNMQDNLDAVLAVMKHIYENIMYAELNTKSDYCMECGYDGEIQIKEDDDGKLIWVCPHCGNTNQDKMSVARRTCGYIGTQFWNQGRTQEIKERVLHL; encoded by the coding sequence ATGAAAATTATTAAACGTAATGGGGCAGAAGTTAAATTTGATGAATTGAAGATTACAGCTGCTATTGAAAAGGCTAACAATGAAGCTGTTGAAACAGAAAGATTATCAACTGAGGATATTGATAATATTACCAACAATGTTAAATATCAATGTGAAAAAATGAAACGTGCTTTAAGTGTGGAAGAAATTCAGAATTTAGTTGAAAATGAAATTATGAAGTTAAATGCTTTTGCAGTTGCAAGAAAGTATATTACATATCGTTATAAAAGAGCATTAGTTCGTAAAGCAAATACAACAGATGAACAAATCTTAAGTTTGATTGAATGCGATAATGAAGAAGTGAAGCAAGAAAATTCTAATAAAAATCCAACTGTGAATAGTGTTCAAAGAGATTATATGGCTGGAGAAGTGAGTAAAGATATTACGAAACGTTTATTATTGCCTGAACATATTGTGAAAGCTCATGAAGAAGGAATTATTCATTTTCATGATTCAGATTATTTTGCTCAACATATGCATAATTGCTGTTTAGTTAATTTAGAGGATATGTTACAAAATGGAACTGTTATTAGTGAAACAATGATTGAAAGACCTAAGAGTTTTTCAACTGCATGTAATATTGCAACACAAATTATTGCACAAGTGGCAAGTTCTCAATATGGTGGGCAAAGTATTAGTTTGTCTCATTTGGCACCTTTTGTTGATGTAAGTCGCCAAAAATTTAGAAAAGAAGTTCGTGAAGAGTTTGCTGAAGAAGAGATTGAAGTTACTGAAAAGCAAATTGAAGAGCTTGCTGAAAAGCGTGTTCGTAATGAAATTAAACGTGGTGTGCAAATGATTCAGTATCAGGTCATTACGTTGATGACAACCAATGGACAAGCACCTTTTGTGACTGTTTTTATGTATTTGAATGAAGTTGAAGAAGGACAGTTAAGAGATGATTTGGCAATGATTATTGAAGAAACATTGAATCAAAGAATTCTTGGTGTTAAAAATGAGCAAGGGATTTATGTTACACCTGCTTTCCCTAAATTAATATATGTTTTAGAAGAAAATAATATTCATGAAGATAGTGAATATTGGTATTTAACAAAGTTAGCTGCAAGATGTACAGCAAAACGTATGGTTCCTGATTATATTTCTGAAAAGAAAATGTTAGAATTAAAAGTTGATACAAATGGTGAAGGACATTGTTATACATGTATGGGATGTCGTAGTTTCTTAACACCATATGTTGATCCTAAGACACAACGTGCTAAATATTATGGTCGTTTCAATCAAGGTGTTGTGACTATTAATTTAGTTGATGTTGCTTGTTCTTCTAAAGGGGATATGAAGGCTTTTTGGCGTATTATGGATGAAAGATTAGACTTATGTAAAGAGGCTTTAATGTGCCGTCATAACCGTTTGAAAGGGACACCAAGTGATGTAGCACCGATTTTATGGCAATATGGTGCACTTGCAAGACTTGAAAAAGGTGAAACTTTGGATAAATTATTATATGGTGGTTATTCAACTATTTCGCTTGGGTATGCTGGGCTTTGTGAATGTGTGAAGTATATGACAGGGAAATCACATACAGATCCAGAAATCACTCCTTTTGCGTTAGAAATTATGCAACATTTAAATGATAGATGTAACGAATGGAAACAGCAAGAAAATATGGACTTTAGTTTATATGGAACACCTATTGAGTCAACAACTTATAAATTTGCAAAATGTTTACAAAAACGTTTTGGTAAGATTCCAGGTGTTACTGATAAGAGTTATATTACAAATAGTTATCATGTTAATGTCACTGAAGAGATTGATGCCTTTACAAAATTAACATTTGAATCACAATTCCAGAAATTATCTCCAGGTGGAGCAATTAGTTATGTAGAAGTACCAAATATGCAAGATAATTTAGATGCTGTTTTGGCAGTTATGAAACATATTTATGAAAATATTATGTATGCTGAATTGAACACAAAGAGTGATTATTGTATGGAATGTGGTTATGATGGTGAAATTCAGATTAAAGAGGACGATGATGGGAAATTGATTTGGGTATGTCCACATTGTGGCAATACAAATCAAGATAAGATGAGTGTAGCAAGACGTACTTGTGGTTATATTGGTACACAATTCTGGAACCAGGGAAGAACACAGGAAATTAAAGAACGTGTTCTCCACTTATAG
- the yfcE gene encoding phosphodiesterase — MKCMIVSDIHGSLNDLKRVLDIYEEENMDKLILLGDLLYHGPRNPLPEGYNPKEVAILLNQYKDKIVAVRGNCDAEVDQMVLDFPMRADYAELYIDDHRFFVTHGHLYNEDYMPLLNQSDVLMYGHFHKPIAKLKDGIIIFNPSSISLPKAGVKSYGVYENNELKIFSLEKSLIESIKIENY; from the coding sequence ATGAAATGTATGATTGTTTCAGATATTCATGGGTCTTTGAATGATTTGAAACGAGTATTAGATATTTATGAAGAAGAAAATATGGATAAGTTAATATTATTAGGGGACTTGTTATATCATGGTCCTAGAAATCCATTGCCAGAAGGATATAATCCTAAAGAAGTTGCGATTTTATTGAATCAGTATAAAGATAAAATTGTGGCAGTTAGAGGTAACTGTGATGCAGAGGTTGATCAAATGGTTTTAGATTTTCCGATGCGAGCAGATTATGCTGAACTTTATATAGATGATCATCGTTTTTTTGTAACTCATGGACATTTATATAATGAGGATTATATGCCTTTATTAAATCAAAGTGATGTTTTGATGTATGGTCATTTTCATAAACCAATTGCTAAGTTAAAAGATGGCATCATTATTTTTAATCCTTCTTCTATTTCTTTGCCAAAAGCAGGTGTGAAGAGTTATGGTGTCTATGAGAATAATGAGTTAAAGATTTTTTCATTAGAAAAAAGCCTCATTGAAAGTATAAAAATTGAAAATTATTAA
- a CDS encoding exodeoxyribonuclease III, protein MLCVSWNVNGLRACLTKGFADFFNHIDADIFAIQETKLQQHQIDLQFDGYYSYYNDAVKKGYSGTAIYTKKKPLQVSYGLGIKEHDQEGRVITLEFEKYYFVTVYTPNSKRGLERLDYRQVWEDAFREYLLNLKKIKPVMICGDLNVAHQEIDLKNDKTNHKNAGFTDEERAKFTELLESGFVDTFRYMYPDKETYSWWSYMFKAREKNAGWRIDYFVVSDDLKKQIKDAYIYTDVLGSDHCPVGVELEGLE, encoded by the coding sequence ATGTTATGTGTCTCATGGAATGTCAATGGATTACGTGCTTGTTTAACGAAAGGGTTTGCTGATTTTTTTAATCATATTGATGCAGATATTTTTGCAATTCAGGAAACCAAATTACAGCAACATCAAATTGATCTACAATTTGATGGCTATTATTCTTATTATAATGATGCTGTTAAAAAAGGTTATAGTGGAACAGCTATTTATACAAAGAAAAAACCATTACAAGTTAGTTATGGATTAGGGATAAAGGAACATGATCAAGAAGGACGTGTTATTACATTAGAATTTGAAAAATATTATTTTGTAACTGTTTATACACCCAATTCAAAAAGAGGTTTAGAAAGATTGGATTATCGTCAGGTATGGGAAGATGCATTTAGAGAATATCTTCTTAATTTAAAAAAGATAAAACCAGTTATGATTTGTGGTGATTTAAATGTGGCTCATCAGGAAATTGATTTAAAAAATGATAAAACTAATCATAAAAATGCGGGATTTACAGATGAAGAAAGAGCAAAATTTACAGAATTATTAGAAAGTGGATTTGTTGATACTTTTAGATATATGTATCCAGATAAAGAAACGTATTCTTGGTGGTCATATATGTTTAAAGCAAGAGAAAAAAATGCAGGCTGGCGTATTGATTATTTTGTTGTATCAGATGATTTGAAAAAGCAGATTAAAGATGCATATATTTATACGGATGTATTGGGGTCAGATCATTGTCCAGTTGGTGTAGAATTGGAGGGATTAGAATGA
- a CDS encoding GyrI-like domain-containing protein: protein MKEGIRKEYKKQYDASTKRIDVVDVPEFNFIMIDGIGNPNVEEFKLKSEALHILSKAIKDYFKQEMDLLYLISPLEGLWDTYDNSQFDVTRKKMIKFTLMIAQPKVLDEKTFESIKEEIAIRKDNPYIVDAYLKKMEEGRCVQMLHKGAYNTEIDTTKQIMEYITIQGMKLIGLHHEIYLNDPEKVTEDKLKTIVRYAIEEEGV, encoded by the coding sequence ATGAAAGAAGGCATTAGAAAAGAATATAAGAAACAATACGACGCTTCCACCAAAAGAATAGATGTTGTAGATGTGCCAGAATTCAATTTCATCATGATTGATGGAATCGGAAATCCGAATGTAGAAGAATTTAAACTTAAGTCTGAAGCTTTGCATATATTATCAAAAGCGATTAAAGATTACTTTAAACAGGAAATGGATCTTTTATATTTGATTTCACCTTTAGAAGGATTATGGGATACATATGATAATAGTCAATTTGATGTCACAAGAAAAAAGATGATTAAGTTTACATTGATGATTGCTCAACCAAAAGTATTAGATGAAAAAACTTTTGAAAGTATTAAAGAAGAAATTGCCATTAGAAAAGACAATCCTTATATTGTAGATGCTTATTTAAAGAAAATGGAAGAAGGACGTTGTGTGCAGATGTTACACAAAGGAGCCTATAATACTGAAATTGATACAACTAAGCAAATCATGGAATATATTACGATTCAAGGAATGAAACTTATTGGCTTACATCATGAAATCTATTTAAATGATCCTGAAAAGGTAACTGAAGATAAATTAAAAACAATTGTAAGATACGCAATTGAAGAGGAAGGGGTATAA
- the nrdG gene encoding anaerobic ribonucleoside-triphosphate reductase activating protein produces the protein MYYASIKEVDIANGTGVRVSLFVSGCTHHCRDCFNEIAWDFHYGEEFTKQTIDYIMDALKPSHIKGLSLLGGEPMEPSNQVGLLELLRTFHENYPQKDVWCYTGYLLEDLLEGGKVHINITDELLSYIDILVDGPFLLEQKDIRLKFRGSTNQRIIDMNKTRKSKKVVLWDEK, from the coding sequence ATGTATTACGCATCGATTAAAGAAGTAGATATTGCTAATGGAACAGGAGTGAGAGTCTCACTCTTTGTTTCAGGATGTACACATCATTGTCGAGATTGTTTTAATGAAATAGCCTGGGATTTTCATTATGGTGAAGAGTTTACTAAGCAAACGATTGATTATATTATGGATGCTTTAAAACCTTCTCATATTAAAGGTTTGAGCCTTTTAGGTGGTGAACCAATGGAACCAAGTAATCAGGTGGGACTTTTAGAGTTGCTGAGAACTTTTCATGAAAATTATCCTCAAAAAGATGTTTGGTGTTATACTGGGTATCTTTTGGAAGATTTATTAGAAGGTGGAAAAGTTCATATTAATATTACTGATGAATTATTAAGTTATATTGATATTTTGGTTGATGGACCATTTTTATTGGAACAAAAGGATATTCGTTTGAAATTTAGAGGTTCTACAAATCAAAGAATTATTGATATGAATAAGACAAGAAAATCAAAAAAAGTCGTTTTATGGGATGAAAAATAA
- a CDS encoding GntR family transcriptional regulator encodes MSKYKDIADDIRAKIKNNEYTFGQKLPYEYVLCMSYHCNKETMKKALEILVKEGLIIRRRGAGTFVKDYDPTMESATNKFARGLTGKYAGIKEVTSEVLEFEVVPADEVLSKKLQIDIGDFVYHIIRLRFLDKKPHLIDISYMPISLIPNLKLEHLKGSIYEYIENVLKLKIQSCHLTINAALSTPLEQQYLGLKEYEPYIQEEQISYLSNGAIFEYTLARHHFADFEFQTIVVQQ; translated from the coding sequence ATGTCAAAGTATAAAGATATCGCTGATGATATAAGGGCGAAAATTAAAAATAATGAATATACTTTTGGTCAAAAGCTCCCTTATGAGTACGTTCTATGCATGAGTTATCATTGTAATAAAGAAACAATGAAAAAGGCTTTAGAAATTCTTGTTAAAGAAGGGTTGATTATTCGTAGACGTGGAGCCGGAACATTTGTTAAGGATTATGATCCAACAATGGAGAGTGCTACAAATAAATTTGCAAGAGGATTAACAGGAAAATATGCTGGTATTAAAGAAGTAACAAGTGAAGTCCTTGAATTTGAAGTGGTTCCAGCTGATGAAGTTTTATCTAAAAAATTACAGATTGATATTGGAGATTTTGTTTATCATATTATTAGATTACGTTTTTTAGATAAAAAACCACATTTAATTGATATTAGTTATATGCCAATTAGTTTAATACCGAATTTAAAACTTGAACACCTAAAAGGGTCAATTTATGAATATATTGAAAATGTTTTGAAGTTGAAAATCCAAAGTTGTCATTTAACAATTAATGCGGCTTTATCAACGCCTTTAGAACAGCAATATCTAGGTTTAAAAGAATATGAACCATACATTCAAGAAGAACAAATTTCATATTTGAGTAATGGAGCAATATTTGAATATACATTAGCAAGACATCATTTTGCAGATTTTGAGTTCCAAACAATTGTTGTTCAACAGTAA